A stretch of Elephas maximus indicus isolate mEleMax1 chromosome 20, mEleMax1 primary haplotype, whole genome shotgun sequence DNA encodes these proteins:
- the LOC126064248 gene encoding olfactory receptor 4C11-like: protein MVMNNSVTEFILFGLTQDAEKQKMIFGIFLFLYLLTLLGNFLIVVTIKTSHTLGSPMYFFLFYLSFADACFSTTTAPRLIVDALSQKKTISYLECMTQVFAVYFFGCMEVFVLILMAFDRYVAICKPLRYTTIISRRVCGVLVILAWVGSCVHSSVQIMLTLKLPFCGPNVIDHYLCDLQPLLKLACMDTYVINLLLVSNSGAICMVSFMLLLISYVVILYSLRNHSAEGRRKALSTCTSHFIVVVIFFGPCIFMYTRPPTTFPVDKLVAVFYTIGTSFLNPLIYTLRNAEMKNAMKKLWCSKL, encoded by the coding sequence ATGGTGATGAATAACAGTGTGACTGAATTCATTCTGTTTGGGTTGACGCAGGATGCTGAAAAGCAGAAAATGATATTTGGAATCTTCTTGTTTCTTTACCTTTTGACTCTGCTGGGGAATTTTCTCATTGTGGTGACGATTAAGACAAGTCATACTCTTGGGagtcccatgtacttcttcctattCTACCTGTCCTTTGCCGATGCCTGCTTTTCTACAACTACGGCACCCAGATTGATTGTGGAtgctctgtctcagaagaagacTATTTCCTACCTTGAATGCATGACTCAGGTCTTTGCAGTCTATTTCTTTGGGTGTATGGAGGTATTTGTGCTCATCCTCATGGCTTttgatcgctatgtggccatttgtaagcCCCTGCGATACACAACCATCATAAGCAGGCGTGTCTGTGGCGTGCTGGTGATTCTGGCCTGGGTGGGATCTTGTGTCCATTCTTCAGTACAGATTATGTTGACTTTAAAATTGCCTTTCTGTGGCCCCAATGTGATTGATCACTATTTGTGTGACTTGCAGCCCTTGTTGAAACTTGCCTGCATGGACACTTATGTGATAAATTTGTTACTTGTGTCCAATAGTGGGGCCATATGCATGGTGAGTTTCATGCTCTTGCTTATATCCTATGTTGTCATTTTATACTCTCTGAGAAACCACAGTGCAGAAGGAAGGCGAAAAGCTCTTTCTACCTGTACCTCCCATTTCATTGTGGTTGTCATATTTTTTGGTCCATGTATATTCATGTACACACGCCCACCAACTACATTTCCAGTGGACAAGTTGGTGGCTGTGTTTTATACAATTGGGACATCCTTTCTCAACCCTTTGATCTATACACTGAGGAATGCGGAAATGAAAAATGCCATGAAAAAGTTATGGTGTAGCAAATTATGA